One segment of Synechococcus sp. A15-24 DNA contains the following:
- the pstS gene encoding phosphate ABC transporter substrate-binding protein PstS encodes MSFAKKALLVSSVLALGAGMSASAAEKLNGAGASFPAKIYQRWFADLAKSGGPQVNYQAVGSGSGRKAFIDQTVNFGASDDPMKKKDMAKVKRGVVQIPMVGGTIAFGYNKPGCDLKLTQEQAVMVAMGQIRNWQDLGCQPGTITWVHRSDGSGTTKAFTNSMQAFSSKWTLGTGKSVKWPAGVGAKGNSGVAGVIQNRMGAIGYVNQSYIKGKVVAASLQNKSGEYLKPSVTAGARALNGIQLDKDLAGKNPNPTAKGAYPIATLTWVLAYKTGNGKDAKVVQEAFNYMLGDAAQDKAPSLGFVPLKGDILAKAKAAVNKIGE; translated from the coding sequence ATGAGCTTCGCTAAGAAGGCTCTTCTCGTCTCTTCCGTGCTTGCCCTTGGGGCTGGCATGTCCGCCTCCGCCGCAGAAAAACTGAACGGTGCTGGCGCTTCTTTCCCCGCCAAGATCTACCAGCGTTGGTTCGCTGATCTGGCCAAGTCCGGTGGCCCTCAGGTCAACTACCAGGCTGTCGGTTCCGGCTCCGGCCGTAAGGCTTTCATAGACCAGACCGTGAACTTCGGTGCATCGGATGATCCGATGAAGAAGAAGGACATGGCCAAGGTCAAGCGCGGCGTGGTCCAGATCCCCATGGTTGGCGGCACCATCGCCTTCGGCTACAACAAGCCCGGTTGTGATCTGAAGCTCACCCAGGAGCAGGCCGTCATGGTCGCCATGGGTCAGATCCGTAACTGGCAAGACCTCGGCTGCCAGCCTGGCACCATCACCTGGGTGCACCGTTCCGATGGCTCCGGCACCACCAAGGCCTTCACTAACTCCATGCAGGCCTTCTCCTCCAAGTGGACCCTGGGCACCGGTAAGTCCGTCAAGTGGCCTGCAGGCGTTGGCGCCAAGGGCAACTCCGGTGTTGCCGGTGTTATCCAGAACCGTATGGGTGCCATCGGTTACGTCAACCAGTCCTACATCAAGGGCAAGGTCGTTGCTGCTTCTCTGCAGAACAAGTCCGGTGAGTACCTGAAGCCCTCCGTGACTGCTGGTGCCCGCGCCCTGAACGGCATTCAGCTGGACAAGGACCTGGCTGGCAAGAACCCCAACCCCACCGCCAAGGGTGCTTATCCCATCGCAACCCTGACCTGGGTTCTGGCGTACAAGACCGGCAACGGCAAGGACGCCAAGGTTGTTCAGGAAGCCTTCAATTACATGCTGGGCGATGCTGCTCAGGACAAGGCTCCTTCCCTGGGCTTCGTGCCCCTGAAGGGCGACATCCTGGCCAAGGCCAAGGCTGCTGTGAACAAGATCGGCGAGTGA
- a CDS encoding Crp/Fnr family transcriptional regulator yields the protein MVAIPSRELSPRRDGFRELLETNYQKRNLVHLTAGSVVPLLKNSIWLVMRGMVKLGAVSVHGDELLLGLAGPNEPFGEPLSTVEAYEAVALSDCDLLCLSTSEVEQAPQLALAMMDAIGARYRQAEYMLALLGLRRVEERVRGFLEMLAQDYGQPCDDGLRLNLRLTHQEMASALSTTRVTVTRVIGLLRDEGWLKIDAQRHLVIAHLPRR from the coding sequence ATGGTTGCGATTCCCTCCCGTGAACTCTCCCCAAGACGTGACGGTTTCAGGGAATTGCTGGAAACCAACTACCAGAAACGCAACCTTGTTCATCTGACGGCGGGCAGTGTTGTCCCGTTGCTGAAGAACAGCATCTGGCTTGTTATGCGCGGCATGGTCAAGCTTGGTGCCGTATCTGTGCATGGCGATGAGTTGCTGCTTGGGCTTGCCGGACCGAACGAGCCTTTTGGTGAACCACTGAGCACGGTGGAGGCCTATGAAGCGGTGGCACTGAGTGACTGTGACCTTCTCTGCTTGAGCACCAGTGAGGTGGAGCAGGCACCCCAACTCGCTCTGGCGATGATGGATGCCATTGGTGCTCGTTACCGGCAGGCCGAGTACATGTTGGCTCTGCTCGGTCTGCGCCGCGTGGAGGAGCGGGTGCGCGGTTTTCTGGAAATGTTGGCCCAGGACTATGGCCAACCCTGTGACGACGGCTTGCGACTCAATCTGCGGCTGACCCATCAGGAGATGGCCAGTGCTCTGAGCACCACCCGCGTCACGGTGACCCGGGTGATCGGTCTGCTGCGTGATGAGGGCTGGTTGAAGATCGATGCCCAGCGGCACCTGGTGATCGCCCACCTGCCACGTCGCTGA
- the msrA gene encoding peptide-methionine (S)-S-oxide reductase MsrA has protein sequence MLPSWLTQRGGESSTEEMHAVLGTPLRAPLMSDQEEALFACGCFWGAEKGFWRLPGVVTTAVGYAGGQRSNPTYQEVCTGTTGHTEVVRVVWSTPAVDFSDLLKLFWECHDSTQGNRQGNDTGTQYRSAIYTTTDQQMSLAQASRTAYQDALNERGYGPITTEILADQAFTFAEPYHQQYLAKPGSRPYCSAMPTQTVLGDFDGNNYRLPSTVWAAYDWSINHCVLRSDNAPIRLD, from the coding sequence ATGCTCCCCTCCTGGCTGACCCAACGCGGTGGTGAGTCCTCGACAGAGGAGATGCATGCCGTGCTTGGCACCCCGCTGCGGGCACCATTGATGAGTGATCAGGAGGAAGCACTTTTTGCCTGCGGATGTTTCTGGGGCGCTGAGAAGGGGTTCTGGCGTCTTCCGGGTGTGGTGACCACGGCCGTGGGTTACGCCGGTGGTCAGCGATCCAACCCGACGTATCAAGAGGTCTGCACAGGGACAACCGGCCACACCGAAGTGGTGCGGGTGGTCTGGAGCACCCCAGCCGTGGATTTCAGTGATCTGCTGAAACTGTTCTGGGAATGCCATGACTCCACCCAGGGGAACCGCCAGGGCAACGACACAGGAACCCAGTACCGCTCAGCGATCTACACCACGACAGATCAGCAGATGAGCCTGGCCCAGGCCAGCAGAACCGCGTATCAGGACGCCCTGAATGAACGGGGGTATGGACCGATCACCACGGAGATCCTGGCGGATCAGGCGTTTACCTTCGCTGAGCCTTATCACCAGCAATACCTCGCCAAACCCGGCAGTCGTCCCTACTGCTCCGCCATGCCAACTCAGACCGTTCTGGGTGACTTCGACGGGAACAATTACCGCCTTCCATCAACGGTCTGGGCGGCCTACGACTGGAGCATCAACCACTGTGTGCTGCGCAGCGACAATGCCCCGATCCGCCTCGATTGA
- a CDS encoding ABC transporter ATP-binding protein — MAAMRLDLIGRYLRPHRKTVIFGAIALVVVNVLSVTIPMEVRRVIDELQVGFAYDRVLSQAALIVLLATTMGAVRLLSRQLVFGVGRQVEVELRQSLFDHMLRQEPAWVQTTGSGDVINRATSDVENIRRLLGFAILSLTNTLLAYSLTLPAMLTIDPWLTLAAIGPYPVMLTVVRLFGGRMMKQQRRQQEDLSGLSDLIQEDLSGIGAIKIYGQEASEQQAFSQRNRSYRNSAIRLARTRSTLFPLLEGLSSISLLLLLALGSGKLSDGSLTTGGLVALVFYVQQLVFPTALLGFTLNTFQTGQVSLERVEELLQRQPAIRDGNDPITADQPRSGRLEARGLHIRYDGAERETLNGLDFCIEPGELVAVVGAVGCGKTTLARAFGRMVPVPDGQLFLDGVDINRLPLKDLRGEVAMVPQEGFLFTSTLADNLRYGEPRAGDDLVKQAAERARLSDDVKGFPNGFSTIVGERGITLSGGQRQRTALGRALLVSAPVLVLDDALASVDNNTAAAILNSIRSQEGRTIVMISHQLSAAAACDRVLVMENGRIVQQGHHNALIATAGVYRRLWERQQAAEQLEGMAS; from the coding sequence ATGGCGGCCATGCGCCTGGACCTGATCGGCCGTTACCTCCGCCCCCATCGCAAAACCGTCATCTTCGGCGCGATCGCCCTGGTGGTGGTCAACGTCCTCAGCGTCACGATCCCGATGGAGGTGCGCCGGGTCATCGATGAGTTGCAGGTCGGCTTCGCCTATGACCGCGTCCTGAGCCAGGCCGCCTTGATCGTGCTGCTGGCCACCACCATGGGTGCCGTGCGGTTGCTGTCACGGCAGCTTGTGTTCGGTGTCGGCCGCCAGGTGGAGGTCGAACTCCGCCAGAGCCTGTTTGACCACATGCTCCGGCAGGAACCGGCCTGGGTGCAGACCACGGGCAGTGGTGATGTGATCAACAGGGCCACCAGCGATGTGGAGAACATCCGCCGCCTGCTGGGCTTCGCCATTCTCAGCCTGACCAACACCCTGCTGGCCTACAGCCTGACGCTGCCGGCAATGTTGACGATTGATCCATGGCTGACCCTGGCTGCTATTGGTCCCTATCCGGTGATGCTGACGGTGGTGCGCCTGTTCGGCGGCCGGATGATGAAGCAGCAACGCCGTCAACAGGAGGACCTGTCCGGGTTGAGCGATCTAATCCAGGAGGACCTCTCCGGTATCGGAGCGATCAAGATCTACGGCCAGGAAGCATCGGAGCAGCAGGCGTTTTCCCAGCGCAACCGCAGTTACCGAAACAGTGCCATCCGTCTGGCACGGACTCGAAGCACCCTCTTCCCCCTTTTGGAGGGTCTTTCCTCCATCTCCCTGTTGTTGCTGCTGGCCCTGGGCAGCGGCAAGCTCAGTGACGGCAGCCTCACGACCGGAGGGCTTGTCGCCCTGGTCTTCTATGTGCAGCAGCTGGTTTTTCCCACTGCATTGTTGGGCTTCACGCTCAACACGTTCCAGACCGGTCAGGTGAGTCTGGAACGGGTGGAGGAGCTGCTCCAGCGGCAACCTGCCATTCGTGATGGCAACGATCCGATCACGGCAGATCAACCTAGGAGCGGACGACTCGAAGCTCGCGGCTTGCACATCCGTTACGACGGAGCCGAGCGCGAGACCCTGAATGGTCTTGATTTCTGCATTGAACCTGGCGAACTGGTGGCCGTGGTCGGTGCTGTGGGCTGCGGCAAAACAACCCTGGCCCGTGCCTTCGGTCGGATGGTGCCCGTTCCGGACGGCCAATTGTTCCTGGATGGCGTGGACATCAACCGCCTGCCCCTGAAGGATTTGCGAGGCGAGGTGGCCATGGTTCCCCAGGAGGGATTTCTGTTCACCAGCACCCTCGCCGACAACCTTCGTTACGGCGAACCCAGGGCAGGAGATGACCTGGTCAAGCAAGCGGCCGAACGCGCCCGACTGTCGGATGACGTCAAAGGGTTCCCGAATGGATTCAGCACCATCGTCGGCGAACGGGGCATCACGCTCAGCGGCGGGCAACGTCAACGCACTGCCCTGGGGCGCGCCCTGCTGGTCTCCGCTCCGGTGCTGGTTCTGGACGATGCCTTGGCCAGCGTGGACAACAACACCGCCGCCGCCATCCTGAACTCGATTCGATCCCAGGAGGGACGCACCATTGTGATGATCAGCCACCAACTCTCGGCCGCTGCAGCCTGCGACCGGGTCTTGGTGATGGAAAACGGGCGGATCGTGCAACAGGGCCACCACAACGCCTTGATCGCCACGGCCGGGGTTTATCGAAGACTGTGGGAACGCCAACAGGCTGCCGAACAACTCGAGGGAATGGCTTCCTGA
- a CDS encoding DUF3288 family protein, translating to MSDSPSESTQSHPLHGTDRDLIDRLLACEAPGDGELTELARLLIRYDGFPGAEDLQQDLQRLLTLWSLSRDELNHQVRALWAKGYRPGAAATDAVGSGFDTSETSDG from the coding sequence ATGTCTGATTCCCCGTCCGAGTCAACCCAGAGTCATCCCCTCCATGGGACCGACCGCGATTTGATCGATCGTCTGCTGGCCTGTGAAGCGCCGGGTGACGGTGAACTGACGGAACTGGCGCGTCTGCTGATTCGCTACGACGGCTTCCCCGGTGCTGAGGATCTGCAGCAGGACTTGCAGCGGTTGCTGACCCTGTGGTCACTCAGCCGGGACGAGCTCAACCATCAGGTGCGTGCGCTGTGGGCCAAGGGCTACCGCCCCGGTGCCGCAGCCACTGACGCTGTGGGCTCAGGCTTCGACACCAGTGAGACCAGCGACGGCTGA
- the trpD gene encoding anthranilate phosphoribosyltransferase has protein sequence MSPASPSWSGLLELLLCGESLSAAQATDLMQAWLSESLTPVQTGAFLAGLRAKGMEAEELAAMATVLREACPLPCARPDRFLVDTCGTGGDGADTFNISTAVAFTAAACGVEVAKHGNRSASGKVGSADVLEGLGLNLKAPLQSVVDAIPAAGVTFLYAPAWHHALVNLAPLRRSLGVRTVFNLLGPLVNPLKPQAQVLGVAHKDLLDPMAGALQRLGLERAVVVHGAGGLDEASLAGPNELRFIEAGAIRTLQLSPDELGLATADLEALKGGDLDCNQTILQQVLQGRGEPAQRDVVALNTALVLWAAGIDTNLSSAAARAAEALDQGLPWTRLETLRQHLAT, from the coding sequence ATGTCACCTGCCTCTCCCTCATGGTCCGGTCTGCTGGAGCTGCTGTTGTGCGGTGAAAGCCTGTCCGCTGCACAGGCGACGGACCTGATGCAGGCCTGGCTGTCCGAGTCCCTGACCCCTGTTCAGACCGGTGCCTTTCTGGCCGGTCTCCGGGCCAAGGGGATGGAGGCCGAGGAGCTGGCGGCGATGGCGACGGTGCTGCGTGAGGCTTGTCCATTGCCCTGTGCCCGCCCCGATCGGTTTTTAGTGGACACCTGCGGCACGGGCGGCGATGGTGCCGACACCTTCAATATCTCCACCGCCGTTGCCTTCACCGCTGCGGCTTGCGGCGTGGAGGTGGCGAAACACGGCAACCGCAGTGCCAGTGGCAAGGTCGGTTCCGCCGATGTGCTGGAGGGGCTGGGCCTGAACCTCAAAGCACCGTTGCAATCGGTCGTCGACGCGATTCCTGCCGCCGGCGTCACATTTTTATACGCTCCGGCCTGGCATCACGCTCTGGTGAACCTGGCGCCCTTGCGACGCAGCCTCGGTGTGCGCACGGTGTTCAATCTGCTTGGCCCGCTGGTCAATCCGTTGAAACCACAGGCACAGGTGCTGGGGGTCGCGCATAAGGATCTTCTGGATCCCATGGCTGGAGCCCTGCAACGTCTTGGATTGGAGCGAGCCGTGGTCGTCCACGGCGCCGGAGGGCTGGATGAGGCGTCGCTGGCAGGTCCCAATGAGCTGCGCTTCATCGAAGCTGGCGCCATCCGCACGCTTCAGCTCTCTCCTGACGAACTCGGATTGGCAACGGCGGATCTCGAGGCGTTGAAAGGCGGTGACCTGGATTGCAACCAGACAATCCTTCAGCAGGTGCTCCAGGGCCGTGGGGAACCAGCCCAGCGGGATGTGGTTGCGCTGAATACAGCCCTGGTGCTGTGGGCCGCTGGGATCGACACAAATCTGTCCTCTGCCGCGGCCCGCGCCGCCGAAGCCCTGGATCAAGGCCTTCCCTGGACCCGTCTGGAGACCCTGCGCCAGCACCTGGCCACCTGA
- the carA gene encoding glutamine-hydrolyzing carbamoyl-phosphate synthase small subunit, with the protein MPHPSSRQALLVLADGTVLTGDAFGHCGSVVGEVVFNTGMTGYQEVLTDPSYAGQLVTFTYPELGNTGVNGDDQEADHPHARGVIARQLAPCASNWRCSESLNDWMERHGLVGICGVDTRALVRRLREGGAINGVISSDGRSPADLLAEVRRAPSMEGLNLASEVSTTEPYEWSSPCRVGFDQRLKQNPDLPYRVVAIDFGIKRAILDRLVAHGCAVTVLPSDADLDTVLSHQPEGVFLSNGPGDPAAVDSGIDLARSLLERANLPLFGICLGHQILGLALGGKTFKLGYGHRGLNHPCGTSGQVEITSQNHGFALSADSLPEPMVEVTHLNLNDRTVAAFQHRHQPVFGIQYHPEASPGPHDADHHFGRFVALMADRRNVGG; encoded by the coding sequence ATGCCCCACCCTTCGTCACGTCAGGCTCTTCTCGTGCTGGCCGATGGCACGGTTCTCACGGGTGACGCGTTCGGGCACTGCGGCTCCGTGGTGGGTGAGGTCGTGTTCAACACCGGAATGACCGGATACCAGGAGGTCCTGACCGACCCGTCCTATGCCGGGCAGCTGGTCACCTTCACCTACCCCGAACTGGGCAACACCGGCGTGAATGGGGATGATCAGGAGGCCGACCATCCCCATGCCAGGGGAGTGATCGCTCGCCAGCTCGCCCCATGTGCCAGCAACTGGCGCTGTTCGGAATCCCTGAACGACTGGATGGAACGCCATGGCCTGGTGGGCATCTGCGGTGTCGACACCCGTGCCTTGGTGCGTCGACTTCGAGAAGGCGGAGCCATCAATGGTGTTATCAGCAGCGATGGACGTTCGCCCGCTGATCTGCTGGCCGAGGTCCGTCGAGCCCCGAGCATGGAGGGTCTCAATTTGGCCAGCGAGGTCAGCACTACCGAGCCCTACGAATGGTCGTCGCCATGCCGTGTCGGTTTCGATCAGCGGCTGAAACAGAATCCCGACCTCCCTTACCGCGTGGTTGCCATTGACTTCGGCATCAAGCGGGCGATCCTCGACCGTCTGGTCGCCCATGGCTGTGCGGTCACCGTTCTGCCCTCGGATGCCGATCTGGACACTGTGCTGTCCCATCAGCCGGAGGGGGTCTTCCTCTCCAATGGCCCTGGCGATCCAGCTGCGGTGGACAGCGGCATCGACCTGGCCCGATCCCTGCTGGAGCGGGCCAATCTGCCGTTGTTCGGGATCTGCCTCGGCCATCAGATTCTTGGCCTTGCCTTGGGAGGGAAGACCTTCAAGCTCGGCTACGGCCACCGTGGTCTGAACCATCCCTGCGGCACGAGCGGTCAGGTGGAGATCACCAGCCAGAACCACGGCTTTGCCCTGTCCGCTGACTCACTGCCAGAGCCGATGGTTGAGGTCACCCATCTCAATCTCAACGACCGCACCGTTGCAGCGTTTCAGCATCGCCATCAACCGGTGTTTGGCATCCAGTACCACCCGGAGGCCAGCCCTGGACCCCACGACGCCGATCACCATTTCGGTCGCTTCGTTGCGTTGATGGCGGATCGTCGGAACGTCGGTGGTTGA
- a CDS encoding STAS domain-containing protein: MRGETGPISELQRLTVSLRGGFEQQNGCLVFHFTGQLDAYSEKQFMEYVVDVLKASKLPAVIDLSKIDFLDSSGLGALVQLAKQCTDAKRAFSLVGNSRVMQTVKLVRLEEFLHLAQDLPSALCNLAA; the protein is encoded by the coding sequence TTGCGTGGGGAGACTGGACCCATCAGTGAACTGCAGCGACTGACGGTCTCTCTGCGTGGAGGCTTCGAACAACAGAACGGCTGTCTGGTGTTTCATTTCACCGGTCAGTTGGACGCCTACTCCGAGAAGCAGTTCATGGAGTACGTCGTCGACGTGCTGAAGGCCAGCAAACTCCCTGCTGTGATTGACCTCAGCAAGATCGATTTTCTGGACTCATCCGGATTGGGTGCCCTTGTTCAGCTCGCCAAGCAGTGCACGGATGCCAAGCGCGCGTTTTCCCTTGTGGGGAACTCCCGTGTGATGCAGACGGTGAAACTTGTGCGTCTGGAAGAGTTTCTGCATCTGGCCCAGGATTTGCCTTCGGCCCTCTGCAACCTGGCGGCTTGA